The following is a genomic window from Planctomycetia bacterium.
GTATTTCGTGTGGGGAATCTGGCGGGCGATTCGTAACCGGCCGCATACGCACCTTCACGCACACGAGAACGGCACGGTGCATGCGCACGAGCATACCCACGTATCCGAACACGTGCATGTCCATGGGGCGCATGGGCACGATCATGCGGCTGGCGGCGGGTCGATGACGCCGTGGCTGCTGTTCACCATCTTTCTATTCGGGCCGTGTGAGCCGTTGATACCGCTGCTCATGTATCCGGCGGCGAAGGCCAGCGTGTTCGGGGTCGTATGGATCACGGCCGTGTTCGCGATGGTGACGATCTGCACCATGACGGCGGTTGTGGCAGCGATGCACATGGGCATTTCATTTGTGCGGCTCGGGCGGGTCGAGCGATACGGCCATGCGGTGGCCGGGCTCGTCATTCTGGTGTGCGGGGCCGCCGTGAAGATGGGCCTTTAGCGGCGAGTGCAACATCGTTTGCACTGTCGATTCGCATGCCGGGTCGCGGGGCGTTTTTCAAGGCCACCCATGCCCTTTGATCGGTCTTGCTGATGCGCATCGGCCGGATGGCGATGACGGCCTTCAGCCAGACGAGGGTGGCGAACCTGACCCAGTCCGCCGCGTCGCTATAGAACGCGGGTTCGGCGTGGATGAGTCGATCGTGCGACTTCACCCAGCGGACGAGATCGGCGCCGGAGTCCGACGTCCGGGACTCGGCGCGCTCCACGACGGCGACGGCCAGGACGGGGCCGGACGACAGCTTGAACCAGAGCAGGTCGCCCTCGGCGACGGCCTGGTAGGGAGCGCGGCGGATGGCGGAGAGGCGGCACTCGATGCGCTTGTGACCTGAGAGCAGCAGCTTCAGGTATTGCTCGCGCACAACGACCAAATGATGCTGCATCCGTGCGACTCCGGACTTCGCTTTCGGCGAAGACCCCCTCCAACCCATTACTTCCTCGTCGCTATTCGTCGGTCGCGGCCACTTCGTCGAGGTATTTCTGGAACTCTCCCATCTTGTAGGAGATGAAGCAAAAAGCGTGATGCAGGGTGAGCCATTCGATGTCTGTCTCATCGCCTTCGGCCTCGTGGCGGAGCTCGTTGAGTTTAGCGAGTAGTTTTTCGGCTTTCATGGTTTGTGTCGTCCTGTTGGGGGCGTCGGTGAATTTCTTGTCGTCGGTGCGGAGTATCGCGGATCGCGCGGGCCGCGCCAACGGCGAGGGGCCGACCGGGGTTGGGGCCAGACACGCCCAAGTCCTGGAAAGTCGAAGGTGACATAGGGTGAAAAAGGGGCCAAGGGGCTGAGGGAAATGCAAAAAGGCGGCGGTACTGATTGGGTCGGCGGTTGGTTTTGAATGCGATCGGCATACGAATTTTCTGGTACCGCTTGCTGACGCGCGCGGCTCGGATTGGGGCGCGGCGAGCGCGCAAAACCAAGGTGACATAAGGTGACACAGCTGGATTTTTTCGATTGCAAGTGTTGTGGCGGGCATGTGTTGGGGCGGTTCGCAAATCCGGCGATTTTTGGATGACACAGGCCTGACACGAGCGGGGGTCAGGTGCTCAGAACGCGAAGGGGCTGGTTGGTTTGGATTGAACATCGCGCGCCGTCCTGCCGAGCAATTCTGGATCGATCTCCATTCGTCAATCCTTGCTCCACGTGCGCGCCGGACAAACGTCCGGGAGGGAATGGGGATCCGATCGCTTGAGTGCGAGAAAGGATTCTCACACTCGCCGAGTTTCGTCTCAAGCGATGCCGAGCGTTCCGCCGATCTGATTCGCCTCCGCGGTGTTAACGATCCGCTTGGTGATCACCGACTCCGACTAAGCTGTTTTTCATTCGGTCGTCTCGGTCCTGGGGGTCGGCGCTTCGTGCGGGCGGGACGCCCACGCTACCCCGGGCGCGGCAGGAACGCTACGACCGAACGAAATACGTTCTCATTCGAAAAGAGAGGGCTTTGTACCGCGACCGCGACCAGACACCATTTAGTCGTCTTCATCCTTCACTTTGTGTTTTGCATCGCCGGGATCATTCCGGTGTCCGTCTTTGTGTTCCGCCTCACTGAGCTGCAACGTGACGCCGAGGATCGGCAGCCGAGTGGTTTGGGTGGTCGGGTCGAAATCGCGGATGAGTCCGAATGCAAACGCCCCGGCGATGGCCAGGAAGCCGAGCGCGACGACCGGATGCGAGGAGCGAATCGCGTCACCAGGCTTGGCATTCTTTTGGCCGTGAATCATGCTGGCGATGATGTTCTCGCGTCGTCGAACGGTGTGAATCACGACGCCAAGGATGTGGACGATGACCATGCCAATCATGATGTACGCGAGGATCTCGTGCAGATCCTCCGCGCTCTCGCTACCTTGCCCGATCAGGATTCCCGTCGCGACGAGGGCGAGGACCAGGGCGAGCATGACGAAGATCGCATAAGCCGAGCCGGGGTTGTGTCCGATGTGCAGTTTGCCGGTGCGGGCCAGCACGCCCTTCATGTATTCGAGAACCGCGCGGGGCCCGAATATGAATGAACTGAATCGGGCGTAGCGCGTACCCACGAGTCCCCACACGACGCGCAGGCCGATCATCAGCGCAATCACCAAACCGATGATCGCGTGATACGGAAAGAGCTTGCTGTGTTCACCGAACCACAAGGCGATGACGGTCGCGGCAATGAAACCGCCGGCCAACAACCCGTGAAAAATTCGTGTTGGAAGATCCCAGATTAGAACGTTTCCATGGATCCGCTCACCGCGCGCGTCCGTGGCCCCGGTTGTGCTTTTCAATTCCGCCGTCGGATTTACAGTGTGGTTCGCTGTCGTTGACATCGTAAGGTGCTCCTTATGCATCCATTGGCTGGTAAACCCATGTTCGTTAGGCGCTTTTGCTCAACATGAATCGCGATCCACTCATGCCGCGAGCCATGTGCATTGCACGATGAGCGTCACCTCGGGGACATCTCCCTTGAGCAGGTGCAAGACGTGCAAATCGCCGCCGCAGATCGTGGTGTGCGTCATGCGCACAATGGCGTCAGTCGCGTTCTGAGGCCTGGGAGCAGCGACATCCTGCAAGGGCTTCTTTTCCGAGTCGAGATAAACGAGGACTTTGATGGTCTTTCTCCGCGTCGTCAAACCAGTTGCCAACCTGAAAAAAAAGCCGACGCGCTTGAGTGCCTTGGGGGCACCCGAACACGTCGGCATACTCGTTAATGGGCTTCCCGGAGTGTCCGAGCTGCCCTTTAATTAGTCATCCGATGCTTTCGTCGCGGCTCTTTGGGCGAGCTGTCGCAGGCCCGCCGAAGCTCCGCGCCTTGCTCTCAATTGTACTGCCCGGTTCAGTGCAAGCCAACGCGTGCTCGTTCAAAGCGCCGTTCGCCGGTCTGCATCGGGTCATTACGCCGCACTTCCAACGCCAAGAACCGAAATCGTACCGGGTAAAACGTCAGCATCCCAGAAAAGGCTGCCACTATTTCAGCGCGCCAGAAACAGCCTTGGCGCTATCAGGAATGCAGTTTCCTGGAATTCGCCCGAACGACAAATTGACCCATGGAGCGTTGAATCGATCGCTTCAGTCGAGCAAGCCACAATTCTGAAGAGAATCCGAAAAAGATAAGCGTCTCGCCGAAAAGATTGAGTTCGAGATCAGGTTTCGTTTTGAGATCGCCGTCCGGCGCGCGGTGAGCCCATTGCGCGGGGCTTCCCGCCTCCAGCCTGCCTATAGTAATCGCCTATAATCGTTGTAAGATGACGAGCCGCGTGCCTGTGAACGCGGTTGGCACGATCTT
Proteins encoded in this region:
- a CDS encoding ASCH domain-containing protein; its protein translation is MQHHLVVVREQYLKLLLSGHKRIECRLSAIRRAPYQAVAEGDLLWFKLSSGPVLAVAVVERAESRTSDSGADLVRWVKSHDRLIHAEPAFYSDAADWVRFATLVWLKAVIAIRPMRISKTDQRAWVALKNAPRPGMRIDSANDVALAAKGPSSRRPRTPE
- a CDS encoding cytochrome b/b6 domain-containing protein; this translates as MSTTANHTVNPTAELKSTTGATDARGERIHGNVLIWDLPTRIFHGLLAGGFIAATVIALWFGEHSKLFPYHAIIGLVIALMIGLRVVWGLVGTRYARFSSFIFGPRAVLEYMKGVLARTGKLHIGHNPGSAYAIFVMLALVLALVATGILIGQGSESAEDLHEILAYIMIGMVIVHILGVVIHTVRRRENIIASMIHGQKNAKPGDAIRSSHPVVALGFLAIAGAFAFGLIRDFDPTTQTTRLPILGVTLQLSEAEHKDGHRNDPGDAKHKVKDEDD